The following are encoded together in the Leuconostoc mesenteroides subsp. mesenteroides ATCC 8293 genome:
- a CDS encoding sensor histidine kinase — protein MRSLSLDSMFDVLWGGCYILIVITCILFWKWYRAHKGLIQLLCEEEVHTLSSIATLSSHERMYQQLIKKQQLHQEKMQAQLNEDANDIQDYYAMWAHQIKVPLSVLDLMNQTGTIEKYETSNQLLVINQYLDMMLQFIRLKNFNQDIAYQDMSVQKSLRSVIKDYKYWFIHKDLAVSINEFDFSVVSDAKWLRFVFEQVIFNAIKYTPQGKINIICQNDNQVIIKDTGIGIAQNDLPMIFNQGYTGFNGRINSNASGLGLYMVKRILNNLGHDITIQSEVNVGTTVIINFQQTVIK, from the coding sequence ATGCGATCACTAAGTTTAGACTCGATGTTCGATGTCCTTTGGGGTGGTTGTTATATTTTAATTGTAATTACTTGTATTTTATTTTGGAAATGGTACCGAGCACACAAGGGACTGATTCAGTTGCTGTGCGAAGAAGAGGTACATACATTATCAAGCATTGCGACCTTGTCTAGTCACGAACGAATGTACCAACAATTAATTAAAAAGCAACAATTGCATCAAGAAAAAATGCAGGCACAGTTAAATGAAGATGCAAATGACATTCAAGATTACTATGCAATGTGGGCCCATCAAATTAAAGTACCGCTGTCCGTTTTAGATTTAATGAATCAAACTGGGACAATTGAAAAATATGAAACTAGTAATCAATTGTTAGTGATCAATCAGTATTTGGATATGATGTTGCAGTTTATTCGTTTAAAAAACTTCAATCAGGATATAGCGTACCAGGATATGAGTGTCCAAAAGTCTTTAAGATCGGTGATTAAAGATTATAAATATTGGTTCATCCATAAAGATTTAGCTGTTAGCATAAATGAATTTGATTTTTCTGTCGTTAGTGATGCCAAATGGCTTCGATTTGTATTTGAACAAGTTATATTTAATGCAATTAAATATACACCTCAGGGCAAAATAAATATTATTTGTCAAAATGACAATCAGGTCATTATTAAAGACACGGGCATTGGTATTGCGCAAAATGATTTACCAATGATTTTTAATCAAGGCTATACAGGATTTAATGGGCGCATTAATAGTAATGCGAGTGGCCTTGGTTTATACATGGTTAAAAGAATTTTAAATAATTTAGGTCACGATATAACCATTCAATCTGAAGTAAATGTTGGTACAACAGTCATAATTAATTTTCAACAAACTGTAATTAAATAA
- a CDS encoding ABC transporter ATP-binding protein, translating to MTLLKVEHLKKEYQSKFKNNTVVALADVSFEVEKGEFIAIMGESGSGKSTLLNCIATLDQPTAGTISLNNQNFKHLSDKQLAAFRRDHLGFVFQDFNLLDTMSVADNIYLPLILAKNTNNKEQKLSNLAKQLGLQDLLNKYPYELSGGQKQRVAIGRALITNPEILLADEPTGALDSKNSADILSIFEQYNQQNQTILMVTHSALAASHAQRVLFIKDGKVFHQTYRGNKTEQEMLLTISDAMTNLLGGID from the coding sequence ATGACACTACTTAAAGTTGAGCATTTGAAAAAAGAATATCAGAGTAAATTTAAAAATAATACAGTTGTTGCCTTGGCGGATGTCAGTTTTGAGGTAGAGAAGGGTGAGTTCATTGCAATCATGGGTGAGTCTGGTTCAGGTAAATCGACTTTGCTAAACTGCATTGCCACACTTGATCAACCAACAGCAGGAACTATTTCTTTAAATAATCAGAATTTCAAACATTTGTCAGATAAACAATTAGCTGCCTTTCGCCGAGATCACCTAGGATTTGTGTTCCAGGATTTTAATTTGCTTGATACAATGTCGGTTGCGGATAATATATATTTACCGCTTATACTAGCTAAAAATACAAATAATAAGGAGCAGAAACTGAGTAATCTTGCCAAACAGTTGGGATTACAGGATCTGTTGAATAAGTATCCATATGAGTTATCTGGCGGACAAAAACAGCGAGTGGCTATTGGCAGAGCGTTGATCACCAATCCAGAAATTTTATTAGCTGATGAACCAACAGGAGCTTTAGATTCTAAGAATTCAGCTGATATTTTGTCAATATTTGAACAATATAATCAGCAAAATCAAACAATATTAATGGTTACGCATTCTGCTTTGGCCGCTAGTCATGCTCAAAGAGTTTTATTTATTAAAGATGGAAAAGTGTTCCATCAGACATACCGAGGGAATAAAACGGAGCAAGAAATGTTACTGACAATTAGTGATGCCATGACTAATTTATTAGGGGGGATTGATTAA
- a CDS encoding ABC transporter permease, whose translation MLYWKLAWQSIVKNRLEYLPFMLAGSAAVALNMVIQLLIYSKGVKKLAANVSVIEMLTFSQIVIAIFSIIFLLYTYSFLSKRKQSEFGLFSILGLQKIDLIKISWRQQFISFLAVTFFGLITGVVFSKVLILLFMKLVGGTEFQLNITAVSIVFIVVFFMICFLFLLITDIFSIFKLKTISLLHATKKGESEPRSHWVLFGLGLVLLTMGYYISLTVHSPLKAIGQFFIAILLVVCATYILFIVASTIILKVMKRNGKYYYQANHFITVSNMLFRMKQNATGLASITLLTTMSLVIIVTTVSMFVGQEDYINQQFPRAVILTSSSDRKVPIKSVRKVASNNGIKIDKPYKLEISTAIAGDLTTQGKLQPLTGDSVGSADNLSEIQFITEKQYKYMANNSSNKLKANEIYVYDRQGTFNGGNITFLDKNYHVKSVLKKIKGIPSVQPNMTHSLIVVVPSKSVTSALGNEFNDLGDTKQNITYKNQLLFNVTGTEQQREKFLKEVSQTYNITSEDRFSTISVLKEFYGGFFFIGLVFSVSFIMATGLIIYYKQISEGRSDQKQFDILQKIGMSSQEVKQTIRSQIIWIFGLPVVVAIMHLCFAMPMIHKILQLFGIIIGPVVYLTTVLTVISIVLIYYLIYLKTSKTYYQQVSRKIS comes from the coding sequence ATGTTGTATTGGAAATTAGCTTGGCAATCAATTGTAAAAAACAGGTTAGAGTACTTACCATTTATGTTAGCAGGCAGTGCTGCTGTCGCTTTGAACATGGTTATTCAGTTACTTATTTATTCAAAAGGGGTCAAAAAATTAGCAGCCAATGTATCTGTAATTGAAATGCTTACTTTTTCTCAAATCGTAATTGCTATTTTTTCTATTATTTTTCTGCTCTATACCTATAGTTTTCTAAGTAAACGAAAACAGTCAGAGTTTGGTCTTTTCAGCATTTTAGGGTTACAAAAAATTGATCTGATTAAAATTAGCTGGAGACAACAATTTATTTCTTTTCTGGCAGTTACTTTTTTTGGCCTCATTACTGGTGTTGTGTTCAGTAAAGTATTAATCTTACTATTTATGAAGCTCGTGGGTGGTACCGAATTCCAGCTAAACATCACAGCCGTGTCCATAGTATTTATTGTTGTATTTTTTATGATATGTTTTTTATTCTTGCTGATAACAGACATATTTTCGATTTTTAAACTTAAAACCATATCTTTATTGCATGCAACTAAAAAGGGAGAATCAGAACCCAGAAGCCATTGGGTATTATTTGGCCTTGGACTAGTCCTGCTAACAATGGGATATTATATTTCCTTAACGGTTCATTCACCTTTAAAAGCAATTGGTCAATTCTTTATAGCTATACTGTTAGTTGTTTGTGCGACATATATTCTGTTCATCGTAGCTTCGACGATTATTTTAAAAGTAATGAAACGAAATGGAAAGTATTACTACCAAGCAAATCATTTTATAACTGTGTCGAATATGTTATTTAGAATGAAGCAGAATGCAACAGGTCTGGCTAGCATTACGCTATTAACAACTATGTCGCTGGTTATTATTGTTACAACAGTTTCAATGTTTGTTGGACAAGAAGACTACATCAATCAACAATTCCCGCGGGCTGTTATTTTGACAAGCTCATCTGACCGTAAAGTGCCCATTAAGTCTGTGAGAAAAGTTGCTAGTAATAATGGTATAAAAATAGACAAACCCTACAAATTAGAAATTAGTACTGCGATAGCTGGGGATTTAACGACTCAAGGGAAGCTACAACCTTTAACTGGTGATTCCGTTGGGAGTGCCGACAATTTGTCTGAAATCCAGTTCATAACAGAAAAACAGTATAAATATATGGCCAATAATAGCTCAAACAAGTTAAAGGCTAATGAAATATATGTCTATGATAGACAAGGAACATTCAATGGGGGCAATATCACTTTTTTGGATAAAAACTACCATGTGAAAAGCGTGTTGAAAAAGATTAAAGGGATTCCTAGCGTTCAGCCTAATATGACACATTCACTGATAGTAGTTGTGCCTTCTAAGAGTGTTACAAGTGCTCTAGGAAACGAGTTTAATGATTTAGGTGATACGAAACAGAATATTACTTATAAGAACCAGTTATTATTCAATGTCACAGGTACTGAGCAGCAAAGAGAAAAATTCTTAAAAGAGGTATCTCAAACATACAATATTACGAGTGAAGATAGATTTTCAACAATATCTGTATTAAAAGAATTTTATGGTGGCTTTTTCTTTATTGGTTTAGTATTCTCAGTTAGTTTTATTATGGCAACTGGTTTGATTATTTATTATAAGCAAATATCTGAGGGACGTTCTGACCAAAAGCAATTCGATATTTTGCAAAAAATAGGCATGTCCAGTCAAGAAGTTAAGCAAACCATTCGTTCACAAATCATTTGGATATTTGGTCTGCCTGTGGTTGTCGCGATTATGCACTTATGTTTTGCGATGCCAATGATTCATAAAATTCTGCAATTGTTTGGTATAATTATTGGTCCAGTAGTTTATCTGACCACTGTACTAACAGTGATCTCGATAGTCTTAATTTATTACTTAATCTATCTGAAAACATCGAAAACATATTATCAGCAGGTTTCAAGAAAAATATCTTAG
- a CDS encoding LysR family transcriptional regulator — translation MNIWQLQILTHLAELGTMNRVAEALFVSPATISQQLKDLEDDLELTLIEKQGRKVYLNQTGQELVERAQPVLSELETIENDFKTRQSEITGIVRIATFTSALNSILIPVIKKINQTFPSIECRIYEEEPDQSLLGLRSHKFDIVLTGYFEKKVTFPNSDIISTNIGEDKLLVVSSKDDKSIFPIKHFSDLASKKWIIEPKNTYLSNHIIQMCRENLFDPDVVSEIHSYDAIKSLVKSQLGISILPSLALTAGTDMNGIFIHDFDIKSKRQIYLLERKPQKRIPAIKIVSQMITDQATAVLKNFN, via the coding sequence ATGAATATTTGGCAACTGCAAATTTTAACCCACCTAGCCGAACTAGGAACAATGAATCGAGTTGCTGAGGCTTTATTTGTTAGTCCTGCAACAATATCACAGCAATTAAAAGACCTTGAAGACGATTTAGAATTAACGCTGATTGAAAAACAAGGACGGAAAGTTTATCTGAACCAAACTGGACAAGAACTAGTGGAGAGAGCCCAGCCAGTTTTATCTGAATTAGAAACGATCGAAAATGATTTTAAAACACGACAAAGTGAAATTACTGGCATTGTTAGAATTGCAACTTTCACCAGCGCATTAAATTCTATACTTATTCCTGTCATAAAAAAGATTAATCAAACTTTTCCAAGTATAGAATGCAGAATATATGAAGAAGAACCCGACCAAAGCCTATTAGGACTTCGGTCACACAAATTTGATATTGTTTTAACCGGTTATTTTGAAAAAAAGGTCACTTTTCCCAATTCAGACATCATATCGACCAATATTGGCGAAGATAAATTATTAGTAGTCTCAAGTAAAGACGATAAAAGTATTTTCCCAATTAAGCACTTTTCAGACTTAGCATCAAAAAAGTGGATCATAGAACCCAAGAATACATATTTATCCAATCATATCATCCAAATGTGCCGAGAAAATTTATTTGACCCTGATGTCGTTAGTGAAATTCACAGTTATGATGCTATAAAAAGCTTAGTGAAATCACAACTCGGTATCTCCATTTTGCCTTCCTTAGCACTTACTGCGGGTACTGATATGAATGGAATTTTTATTCATGATTTCGATATTAAAAGCAAGAGACAAATCTACCTTTTAGAACGTAAGCCACAAAAAAGAATTCCTGCAATTAAAATCGTGTCGCAAATGATTACCGATCAAGCAACTGCAGTTTTAAAAAACTTTAATTGA
- a CDS encoding aspartate aminotransferase family protein, with protein MIEAFEKSQEPWADVEKYVGRYAGMDFSPDIVDHAKGTYLFTESGEKILDFTSGQMSSTLGHSNPEIVTTLQQTVQRLDHLYSGMLSRPNINLSKNIASKTGENLKKVIPLSTGSEVNEAALRMAKLVTGKFEVVSFNKSWHGVTQASAGATYASARKSGAPTSPGQLSIPTPYTYRPNFFNSEGEYDWHKELDYGFEMVDAQSVGSLAACIVEPIVSGGGILVPPKGYLAALKEKCRERGMLLIFDEAQTSLGRTGEWFAYQYDDVEPDILTLSKTLGSGLPLAALVTTDKIEKKAHEKGFLFYTSHVNDPLVAAVGCTVMNIIERDNLCQVTKEKGNYLHDGLQKLVDEYDIVGDARGRGLLQGLEIIKSKSNKERSEFIGDEITKRCYKLGLHMNIVNLPGMGGVFRIAPPLTVSYEELDSGLAILEQSIKSVQNDINLGNL; from the coding sequence ATGATAGAAGCATTTGAAAAATCACAGGAACCGTGGGCTGATGTAGAAAAATATGTTGGTCGGTACGCTGGAATGGATTTTAGTCCCGATATTGTTGATCACGCAAAAGGAACCTACTTGTTTACAGAATCAGGTGAAAAAATACTTGATTTTACATCAGGGCAGATGAGTTCTACATTAGGACATTCAAATCCGGAAATTGTTACGACTTTACAGCAAACCGTACAACGATTGGATCATTTATATAGCGGAATGCTTTCGCGACCTAATATTAATTTGTCTAAAAACATTGCCAGTAAAACAGGGGAAAATTTAAAAAAAGTTATTCCGTTGTCGACTGGGTCGGAAGTTAATGAAGCCGCTTTGAGAATGGCTAAATTGGTCACAGGAAAATTTGAGGTTGTCTCTTTTAATAAATCATGGCACGGTGTGACGCAGGCTAGCGCTGGTGCTACCTATGCCTCAGCTAGAAAATCAGGGGCACCAACGTCTCCAGGTCAACTTTCAATTCCAACGCCGTATACATACCGTCCCAATTTTTTCAATTCAGAAGGAGAATACGATTGGCACAAAGAACTAGATTATGGATTTGAAATGGTTGATGCACAATCGGTTGGTAGCCTAGCGGCTTGCATTGTGGAACCAATTGTATCGGGTGGTGGTATTCTGGTGCCCCCAAAAGGATACTTGGCAGCACTAAAAGAAAAATGTCGCGAACGTGGTATGCTACTGATATTTGATGAAGCGCAAACTAGCTTAGGTAGAACTGGTGAATGGTTTGCATATCAGTACGATGACGTTGAACCTGATATTTTGACTTTATCAAAAACATTGGGTTCGGGTCTACCCTTGGCAGCATTAGTTACGACGGATAAAATTGAAAAAAAGGCTCATGAAAAAGGATTTCTTTTTTATACATCGCACGTAAACGATCCCTTGGTAGCAGCTGTGGGTTGCACAGTTATGAATATTATTGAACGTGATAATTTATGCCAAGTAACTAAGGAAAAAGGAAATTATTTACATGACGGATTGCAGAAACTAGTCGATGAATATGATATTGTTGGGGATGCTCGCGGTCGTGGACTTCTGCAAGGATTAGAAATTATAAAAAGTAAAAGCAATAAAGAAAGATCTGAATTTATTGGTGATGAAATTACAAAACGCTGTTATAAACTAGGGCTTCATATGAATATTGTTAATCTGCCAGGGATGGGTGGTGTGTTCAGGATAGCTCCACCATTAACTGTTAGTTATGAGGAATTAGATAGCGGTCTGGCAATACTAGAACAGTCTATTAAATCTGTTCAAAATGATATTAACCTTGGTAATTTATAG